tttagtttgtttttatctttgttctctttgtttgtttccttttctctaactTCTGTGAGTTActtgaatatttcttaaaatacattttgatttatctattttttaacatgattttttttagtgatttctagaatatcacattatatatgtataacttATCACAGTCTCTTGGTGTCAGCATTTTGCCAGTTGAAGTATAGaaactttatcttttattccTTTACCCTCCCTAATTTATAGTATAACTGTTTTTAAATAACTCCACTACATACACTGAGAACCATAGCAGACAATGTTGAACTTTTTGCTTCAACAATCAACCACAGTTTAGGAAATTTAAGAGGAGAAAGTCTAATGTATTTATCcatgattcttctctttttattgttctcTCTTCATTCTCGATGTtccaaaatgctttcttttatagtttcctttgtttcaagaattcttttaaCTATGCTTTTAGGGTAAATTTGGTGGCAAtgaattcttttagtttttcttcagctgaatgtcttcatttttctttcatcccTAGAAGGGTAATTTCtgtagaaataaaatttggagtgacaattatcttctcttttttgtttgtttgtttgtttgtttatttgagagagagtacgaaagtgtgagcaggggaggggcagagagagagaatcccaagcagggtccatgctgtcagcacaaagcccaaggcGGAGCTCcatcaggagccatgagatcatgacctgagtcaaaatcaagagtctgatgctcaactgactcagccacacATGTGCCCCCAACAGTTATTTTCTTATAGCCTTTGAAAAATATTGTGTCATTTCCTCCTTACCTCCATGATTTCTGACAAAATATCCATtgtcatttaaattgtttttccccctaaggttttctttcttactgcctgcaagacttttttttttttttaattttgttttctgaaattggATTTTGATGTGTCTTGGGGGTTAGCTCAACTTTTTTAATCCATaagttcatgtcttttgccaaatttggggaATTTCCAAGCATGATCTCTTTGACTAGTTTTTCAGCACCACcatctttcccctcttcttctgggacctcAGTGACATGAATGTTAGATCTTTGGTCCTTATGATACCTGGTCCTTAtggttctatatttttttctttctttcactataTTTTCTTTAGGTTGTTTACAGtgggcaatttcttttttttttttttttagtgtttatttattttgagagagagaacaagtacgcaagcatgggagggacagagagagggggacagaggattgaaAGTGgtctctgcattgacagcactgagccccatgtggggcttgaactcacaaatcatgaaatcatgacctgagctgaagttggacgctcaattgactgagccacccagatgcccctacgtTGGGTAATTTCTAACATTCTATCCTCAGatttatcagtctttttcttttgtcctttccaTTATTCTGAGACCatcagtgaatttttttattggtgaattttttattttggttattgatATCTCAATTGTGAAATTTCTATTTGATTATCCTTTATATCTTCTGTTTGCTAAGACTTTTCCATTGTTACAAGAATTTCAAGCATGTTTGCAATTACTCATCGATGCAATTTTATGATGACTACTTTCAGTCATCATAATTCTTTCAGAGGATTCCAAATATCTGAGTCATCTCAGTATTGGTGTCTACTGATTGTTTTTCTCCTCAAGTTAGGTTTTCCTGGCTCTTAGTATGACcggtcattttcttttcttttcttttcttttcttttcttttcttttcttttctttttgagggggaggcacaagtgagcaaggggcagagagagaaagagaaagagggaggaccTGTGATTATCAATTATATCCTGGACATTTGGGTGATTCTGTTATAAAATTTGGAACTTATATCTATTTCAGAAGATGAAGGAGAagaagctttattattttcaagtgGGAGTAGAATTCCAATTTACCCAGTTAGTCTCCTTTGACTCCCAGGAGAGGAATGATCCATTACTGTTAGGTGAAGTGGGATTTCATTAATATCACCCTGACTTTCAGGGATGGAGAGAACTacctcccttccccaacccccagtGTTATTGGTCTTTTCATGGGCTCCTCTGACACCACCGTTGGAAGAGAAACTTCACCAACAGTGGATGATGGTGAAAGTTTTAGCTTCCAACTCCATGTCTTCTgatgtgagcaggaaaggggagaaggagaaacatCTCATTACCTCTAGATGGTGCAGAACTACATGATCCTCACATAGCCTTCACTGACATCTTGGAGATCTTGTTATCATTGAGTGGGGATGAAGACCCTTGCTCTCTGACACCATCATTGTGGtaggagggagaggggacaacAAGGAGCAATGGTGGCATTTTTCATGGTGTTtgtgataaatatataatgatCTTGCACACATCTCCCAAAACTCTTGGAATCTCTGGAGGGTATGAATATCTTCTGTATGCTAATAAGATGACTGGTAGCTGGGGTCCTAAATAGCTTCATGATGGGGATTGTtcaccagaaaaatgaaaacatggttaGAGAGTTAGAACTTTTAACCCCACCCCTGATCTctgaggaggggaaaggagctGGATGTTGAGCTAATGGCCAACAGCCAACGATTTAATCAATCATCGCTataatgaagcttccataaaatcCCCTAAACAACCCAGAGCTTCTGAGGTGGTGAACACACCAGGATGCCAAGAAGGCATGGAGGTTCTGCACCACCCAGTTCATACTTTACCATGTGCATCACGTCCATTtagctgttcctgagttgtatccctTGTAATGAACAGGTAAATATAAGTAAAGTGTCATCCTAAGTTCTGTGAGTCGTTTCAACAAATTATCCAACCTGAGTAAGAGGGATCATGGGAACCCTCAACtgatagccagttggtcagaagtacaggtggcAACCTGGGACTTGACTGGTCTCTGAAGGACAGCCTTATGAAACTAAGATCCTAATCTTTGGAATCTGTGCTAATGCCAATTAGTTAACCATAGGACACCTAGTTAGAGGCCAGAGAGTTGGAGAATTAGTtgatgtgggggaaaaaacctcACACATATCTTGAGCAAAAATAGTTCAGTATTTACCTGGAGGATGGCAATCATGGTCCAAAATTTCCTGTTATGCTAAGTTGccccatttcctgtttctttggcTAGAGAGAAGGCTTTCCTTGGGGAAGTTTCTTTGTTCCCATTAGAAGTCTTTGGGTTAGTCTTCCAGCAACAAGTTTTGGCTACATAAGACTGAAAGAGTTCATTACCATATTGCTCCTCAAATCTCAGAGTACCTAGGCAATCTGTCTCttacatttgctttatatataatttccaaGGGCTTTAGCCATATTTAATAGGAAGAATAGAGAAAAGTGTGTCTATTCTGTCTTTATGTAGAATCAGAAATTCCAAATCAGTTTTAAagattaggatttttttttctataggagAACAAAAAAATGGTTTTCCTCCACTACTTTGCAATTTTTCTTCCTCCTACATTTCTGTTCCTAACTCTGCAAGTTTGGCTGAGGAATAATTCTTTCATTAAATAACCTCATGAGGTCACTATTACCAGCTGTGACAATGTCTCAGTCATTCCCTTGTTAATAAGATCTTTTCTTAAGTCCATTTGCACATGAGTCACAGACATTTCCAGCATATGTTGATTAGATTCTCAGCATATGCTAATCAGTTTTCCAAACAGATATTCAGGTCTTGCTGGGTGCTACtgttttttgagattttctaTAATAAGTGACTAATCCAAACTTATTAATTAGCAATATTATTAAAGCCAAAATTTCCAGTCTGTTCAGTCTATGGATTTGTGACTTAAAATACTCTCATCCTTCTTCCAAGCACTCCTATCTAGGAAGCTTATGTGTAGCATGAATATGTGACCGATTCAAATGATGTTTTAGCAAGAGATGGAGCACAGAGTGTAATTAAGAGCTATGGGTGCGTTTCTAATACACCCCGGaagttttatatgcattatctaatgtatttttcagaataaagCCATGATGTTTATAAATCCATTTTAGAAATTAAGCTTTTGTAAGGCCTCACTGTTAGTAAAACCCAACCCAAGTTTGAACTCCTGCTGTAAGTGGAGCACACCAACAGTCCATGACCCATTAGTAGACCATTAAATCAATTTGGTGGGTagcgtttctttttttaagtgaagggTATCAGAGTGGAAAACATCACCAGACAGTTCACATAATAAAAGACAATATTTAATgaaaccaaaaatgttttttcttatttatttatgtactgtgTGAGCTGAGTCCCAATACATAGAATGTGTCTTACAATGGGGTTTGCAGTCAAAGAAGTCTGGAGACCCGTTGTATTAGGTGACCTTTTGAGATACTTCCAGGCCTTAATCTAAGTGAGATTGTTTATCATACACACTGTGCAAATACTTTTGCAGAAAAATGCATCATCCCTCAAgagcaaaattaattaattaattcattcattcattcgttcgttcattccaaaatgtatttattaaagccCCAAGTTTGTAGTGTAGAATCTCTGGGTTAGAATAGAAAGTAGCCATTTCTATGGCAAAAATTTATGCTAGCGTGTAACTCTTGCTGTCTATGATTTGTGTTTGGatgtgtgggtttgtttctggcaAGGATACATtttgccatttgattttttttttcctcttcaccaCAAAACTAAAACAAGGTGAAGTTCTCATCAATTTCACAATAAGATTTGAATTGGATGCTAAAATTACAAAAGAGGCATTAGTCTGCAGTGGCTAAGAGGGCAGGTTCTGGAGTCACAAAGATGCATTTCAAATCCAGACTCTGTCACTTAGAACCCTGGACAAAGtacttttcagtttcctttcctgGAAGATAATAATCATAGTAGCAACTAACTCATTCTGATGATGTTAGGATTAGAATGAGATTCATATAAAGTTTTTTATCAAAGGATTTGCCATATAGCAGGAACTTAATAGCTGTTAGCGATTAGTCTATCCCTTGTGAAGTAAGACATTTGCAGAAACCAGTAATTTCAAAGGAAGTCCTGAATTGTTACGAACCTTTTAATTTCATATTAGACTTGCTAAATTGCTTTTTCTCAGAAtatactaaacaatgaatgaacGTTGTCTGAGTTTTACATAGTAAATAATTGGTGGGtgattttatagagaaagaaagggggaaaaatcacttCGTCTTGGTTTTTGTCTCTACTTTTAAATGTCCATGGCTGTACAAACCAGTCCTCTCCATAATCTAAGTTAACTGGCATACTTTGTAGGGTCAAGAGCCAGACATTACATAGCAAAGCTGGATTTCTGTACTGTAACACCAACCCCAAGAGCTGGCACTCCAGGTGTTTTGAAAATGCTTCACACACCTGACCACATCTTTGACAAAAGACACTTTTGATATTGCAGGACAACCTGGAGCCGTCCAAGTTCCCGATACAGAAGGGCTCCCTGAACCTCCTGAGGCAGAAGTGGGAATCCAGCGAGTACCACAAAAGTGAGTGTTGCCCTGGAGGTAGTCGTTGCAGGCTCTTCCAGCCTCGAGAAAGCAAATTGCTTGACCCCAAAGTAGAGGGAGTGTCAGCACCTGGACCTCCAGATGCCCCTGGCATGCCCCTCAGTGTAGGAGAGGAGATGTTGAACTCAGAGCGTGAGGACAAGAGTGACAACTCCAGGGAATATCGCCCACCTGAAATGCTAAAAGAGGATTCCTTGACTGGTCGGCGCAGGATCGAGCACTTCTCTATTGCCCTTGATGAGCTGAGAAGCGTGTTTGAGGCTCCCAGGAGTGGAAACAGACCAGCTAGACCAGCACAATATTGCCAAAAGGTAAGGATTGAGAGTTGAAATTTCCAGTTGACAAGCTAGGCAACTAGCTTCACCTGCCGCTTATTTTTAAGCACGTGATGTTTTTTGGTTGcttctgtgtgtgcgtgttttcCCCTCACCTATACTCTAGACAAATGTCCTGAGGCTGCTGTGTAATATACAGTGTGAAATGTGGCATCCTCTATCCTTGACTTCTTCTATGGTCTATTCAAGTGGGGACTCAATTTCCTTTTACTCCTGCAAAAACAGCTCTGGTAGGCTGTTTCTTTTTGTACA
The window above is part of the Prionailurus bengalensis isolate Pbe53 chromosome C1, Fcat_Pben_1.1_paternal_pri, whole genome shotgun sequence genome. Proteins encoded here:
- the LOC122479489 gene encoding uncharacterized protein LOC122479489, giving the protein MADNLEPSKFPIQKGSLNLLRQKWESSEYHKSECCPGGSRCRLFQPRESKLLDPKVEGVSAPGPPDAPGMPLSVGEEMLNSEREDKSDNSREYRPPEMLKEDSLTGRRRIEHFSIALDELRSVFEAPRSGNRPARPAQYCQKGFREQGSSPEWRQDTLTPNPAPLCLATAYPPEWDGGNQKASPPDQHSCQSPVPADNCPAVLYGYLNEQSTPGGRSIPPLQAVR